A single Staphylococcus muscae DNA region contains:
- a CDS encoding DnaD domain-containing protein, producing MNLHELKTRPFVCRYELLEHYASLGLNESDLIILMKILYAYETSNELPSIDVLQKGTTMQASEITMIIQKLIQLGLLEMNVAKNNDGRLSEYINLDGFYEQLNQVFENINSNMQNIDKKQAFKALFQKIENGFGRTLSALEFETLNKWLDVNEYDLTIIHAAVDEALSHNKTSLKYVDRILLNWEKNNVRTVDDAKPIRAKFNKQQSVVKKIENFPKFDWLKGENPFDK from the coding sequence ATGAATCTTCATGAATTAAAAACACGACCTTTTGTATGTCGATACGAATTACTTGAACATTATGCGTCTCTCGGACTAAATGAATCAGATCTCATCATATTAATGAAAATACTATATGCCTATGAGACGAGCAATGAGCTTCCTTCAATTGATGTTTTACAGAAGGGAACAACGATGCAAGCTTCTGAAATAACGATGATTATTCAGAAATTGATCCAATTAGGTCTTTTGGAAATGAATGTTGCGAAAAATAATGACGGTAGACTAAGTGAATACATTAACTTAGATGGTTTTTATGAACAGCTTAACCAAGTATTCGAAAATATCAATTCCAATATGCAAAATATCGATAAAAAACAAGCATTCAAAGCATTATTTCAAAAAATCGAAAATGGCTTTGGACGAACATTATCCGCACTTGAATTTGAAACTTTGAATAAATGGCTCGACGTTAATGAATATGATTTGACGATTATTCATGCGGCCGTCGATGAAGCATTATCACATAACAAAACAAGTCTAAAATATGTAGATAGAATTTTATTGAATTGGGAAAAAAATAACGTACGAACAGTAGATGATGCAAAACCCATCCGTGCGAAATTCAATAAACAGCAATCCGTCGTAAAAAAAATTGAAAACTTCCCGAAATTTGATTGGCTGAAAGGAGAAAACCCATTTGATAAGTAA
- the nth gene encoding endonuclease III yields the protein MISKKKALEMIDVIDGMFPDAECELVHNNAFELTIAVLLSAQCTDNTVNKVTKTLFQKYHTPEDYLSVSLEELQNDIRSIGLYRNKAKNIQKLCRSLIDQYDGEIPEDHAKLVGLAGVGRKTANVVMSVAFGEPALAVDTHVERVSKRLGICRWKDSVTEVERKLTSIIPKSRWTKSHHQLIFFGRYHCLAKKPKCDVCPLFTDCREGQKRYRAAMRLEGAINE from the coding sequence TTGATAAGTAAGAAAAAAGCATTAGAAATGATTGATGTCATTGATGGCATGTTTCCAGATGCTGAATGTGAACTCGTTCATAACAATGCGTTTGAACTCACAATTGCCGTATTGTTATCTGCACAGTGTACAGATAACACCGTAAACAAAGTAACGAAGACATTATTTCAAAAATATCATACACCAGAAGACTATTTATCGGTTTCATTAGAAGAATTACAAAATGATATTCGCTCAATAGGTTTATATCGAAATAAAGCAAAAAATATTCAAAAATTATGCCGTTCTTTGATTGACCAATATGATGGAGAAATTCCTGAAGATCACGCTAAATTAGTAGGACTTGCTGGTGTTGGACGAAAAACAGCGAATGTTGTTATGAGCGTCGCATTTGGCGAACCAGCACTCGCGGTAGATACGCATGTGGAACGTGTTTCAAAGCGTCTAGGAATTTGTCGCTGGAAGGATAGTGTGACAGAAGTTGAGCGTAAATTGACTTCAATCATTCCAAAGTCTAGGTGGACAAAAAGTCATCATCAACTTATCTTCTTCGGACGTTATCACTGTCTTGCGAAAAAGCCAAAATGTGATGTCTGCCCGTTGTTTACAGATTGTCGTGAAGGACAAAAACGCTACCGTGCTGCTATGCGATTGGAAGGAGCGATAAACGAATGA
- a CDS encoding YpoC family protein codes for MTMLNNMSEIEKQLDILAQSRKIGKPESIALLDEYYELLVAYFCYINEIQHIGNIPSERLPIVPFNFDERLSYIQERKHHYMGYQQMKTLKSELIKMNAAYRVKHN; via the coding sequence ATGACGATGTTAAACAACATGTCTGAAATCGAAAAACAACTTGATATTTTGGCACAATCAAGAAAAATTGGAAAGCCCGAAAGTATTGCGCTATTAGATGAATATTATGAGTTGTTAGTCGCATATTTTTGTTACATCAACGAAATACAACACATAGGGAATATACCTTCAGAAAGACTCCCTATCGTTCCTTTTAACTTCGACGAGCGTCTCAGTTATATTCAAGAACGTAAACATCACTATATGGGCTATCAACAAATGAAAACATTAAAATCTGAGTTGATAAAAATGAATGCCGCTTATCGCGTAAAGCATAACTGA
- a CDS encoding ISL3 family transposase: MCNDILKLLKIKDENIQVLKVEEDVEVRGRLSTVVYGTLSYTPKACMKCGCVNDGQIHKHGKRVSRLTLLKSQESNVYLNLAKERFKCLHCLKTFTAQTNIVDSNCFITNRVKLAIQDKLTRVQCEIDIAHDCSVSPSTVKRCIHQLSQSLIVKPSSGLPKHISIDEFKSVKNVTTAMSFLFIDNETNQIIDILEDRRIHKLKEYFYRFDRRERLAVKTVTADMYEPYINFIHEVFPNAILIFDRFHIVQHLNRELNKQRISVMNAYRYRSSTDYTKMKKHWKLFLSDRQDINSYEYFWSKSFKTYTTSRDVLTYLLSLDQQLYDTYMLVHQLREALKQCDWLRFKETLMGVEKKHVSRGVWRIIRFYKKYEYVLYSTIKYPKFNNGAIEGINNKIKLIKRVSYGYRNFNNFKARILIIFKLYQRSKKQELLSCVA, from the coding sequence ATGTGTAATGATATATTAAAACTACTAAAAATAAAAGATGAAAATATTCAAGTTCTTAAGGTGGAAGAAGATGTAGAAGTGCGTGGTCGGCTTTCTACGGTTGTTTATGGAACACTTTCTTATACACCCAAAGCTTGTATGAAGTGTGGTTGTGTCAATGATGGGCAAATCCATAAGCATGGTAAACGCGTTTCGCGTTTAACACTATTAAAATCTCAAGAATCCAATGTTTATCTTAATTTAGCGAAAGAACGCTTTAAGTGTCTACATTGTTTAAAGACTTTTACGGCTCAAACAAACATTGTTGATAGTAACTGCTTTATTACCAACCGTGTGAAATTAGCGATTCAGGATAAACTCACACGTGTACAGTGTGAGATAGATATCGCTCATGATTGTAGTGTTTCACCGAGTACAGTTAAAAGATGTATTCATCAACTCTCACAATCATTAATAGTCAAACCTTCATCTGGATTGCCAAAACATATCTCCATAGATGAGTTTAAAAGCGTTAAGAACGTGACAACAGCGATGAGTTTTTTGTTTATAGATAATGAAACGAATCAGATTATTGATATCTTAGAAGATAGACGTATTCATAAACTCAAAGAGTACTTCTATCGCTTTGATCGACGTGAACGATTAGCTGTTAAAACTGTAACTGCTGATATGTATGAACCATACATCAACTTCATTCATGAAGTATTTCCAAATGCGATTTTGATCTTTGATCGCTTTCACATTGTTCAGCACCTTAATCGTGAATTAAATAAGCAACGTATTTCTGTAATGAATGCTTATCGCTATCGATCATCAACAGATTACACGAAAATGAAAAAGCACTGGAAACTCTTTCTTTCTGACAGGCAGGATATTAATAGTTATGAATACTTTTGGTCGAAGTCTTTCAAAACGTACACAACATCAAGAGATGTTTTAACATATCTACTAAGTCTTGATCAGCAGCTCTATGACACTTATATGTTAGTTCATCAACTTCGTGAAGCATTGAAACAATGTGACTGGTTACGTTTCAAAGAAACTTTAATGGGTGTCGAAAAGAAGCATGTATCACGTGGTGTTTGGCGTATCATTCGATTCTATAAGAAATACGAGTATGTCCTTTACTCAACAATCAAGTACCCGAAGTTTAACAATGGAGCGATTGAAGGTATCAATAATAAAATTAAGCTTATTAAACGTGTATCATATGGCTATCGCAACTTTAATAACTTTAAAGCGAGAATACTCATCATTTTTAAGCTGTATCAACGTTCTAAAAAGCAAGAGCTATTAAGCTGTGTTGCATAA
- a CDS encoding transglycosylase domain-containing protein → MTEKKAASNGSKKKSGQKKNKNIKRTLIKVISFLVLAFVILALVGVLLFAYYAWKAPAFNEAKLQDPSPAKIYDQNDNLVKTLDNGARREHVDLKDVPDQMKDAVLATEDNRFYDHGALDYKRLFGAVIKNVTGGFGSQGASTLTQQVVKRTFLTDQKSIERKAQEAYLSYRLEQEYSKDEIFQMYLNKIYYSDGVYGVKAAAKYYFDKDLKDLNLAESAYLAGLPQVPNTYNIYDYPEEAEKRKDTVLYLMNYHNRISDKEMKEAQDTPITDNLVDRSAEDREIKPDDSSQQYDSYINFVKQELMSNDEFKGRNLSDILNSGLKIYTYMDKDVQTALQSRIDNGSYYKNDEQQVGATIVDSQSGSLTAISGGRNYKDVVQRNQATDVHPTGSSLKPFLAYAPAIENLQWATNHSLQDESVYYIDGGAFRNYDQKSHGVVTIYDALRQSFNIPALKTWQTVKEQAGNSAPTDFAEKVGLEYENPNIGPSEVLGGSSSEFSPVQLASAYASFANGGTYNKAHSIKKVVEPNGNTIEFEHTSHQAMNDYTAYMITQILEGTFDTYGSAYGNDVAGVNVAAKTGTGTYGDETYTQYSLPSSAAKDVWISGYSPRYSMSIWMGFGKVKEYGENSFVGSSEQKLPQYLFRDVMGDINPQDGMDFNRPASVGGSGRSLYVAQAPDGNTTSNFTESSGGTNSNSNNKQSNQNSNNSNNQQQGNNNGGFLRNFLNN, encoded by the coding sequence ATGACGGAAAAGAAAGCGGCTTCTAATGGTTCTAAAAAGAAGTCCGGTCAAAAAAAGAATAAAAACATTAAGCGTACATTGATAAAAGTGATTAGTTTCCTTGTTTTAGCTTTTGTTATTTTAGCTTTAGTGGGTGTGCTTCTCTTCGCATATTATGCATGGAAAGCGCCTGCCTTTAATGAAGCGAAATTACAAGACCCAAGTCCAGCTAAAATATATGATCAGAATGATAATCTTGTCAAAACGCTTGATAATGGTGCGAGACGTGAGCACGTTGATCTAAAAGATGTTCCAGATCAAATGAAGGATGCTGTACTTGCTACTGAAGACAATCGTTTCTATGATCATGGCGCATTAGACTATAAACGTCTATTTGGCGCAGTTATCAAAAATGTAACTGGTGGATTTGGTTCACAAGGTGCATCGACATTGACACAACAAGTTGTTAAACGTACATTTTTAACAGATCAGAAGTCGATTGAACGTAAGGCACAAGAGGCATATCTTTCATATCGTCTTGAGCAAGAGTACTCTAAGGATGAAATCTTCCAAATGTACTTGAACAAGATCTATTATTCAGATGGTGTATACGGTGTGAAAGCAGCAGCTAAATACTACTTTGATAAAGATTTGAAAGATTTGAATTTAGCTGAGTCAGCATATCTTGCCGGTCTTCCTCAAGTACCAAACACATATAACATCTATGATTACCCTGAGGAAGCTGAGAAACGTAAAGATACAGTGCTTTATTTAATGAATTATCACAATCGTATTAGTGATAAAGAAATGAAAGAAGCACAAGATACACCAATTACTGATAACTTGGTCGATCGCTCTGCCGAAGACCGTGAAATCAAACCTGATGATAGTTCACAACAATACGATTCATACATTAACTTTGTGAAACAAGAATTAATGAGTAATGATGAATTCAAAGGTCGCAACCTATCTGATATTTTAAACAGCGGTCTTAAGATTTATACGTATATGGATAAAGATGTTCAAACAGCGCTTCAAAGCCGTATTGACAATGGTAGTTACTACAAAAATGATGAGCAACAAGTTGGTGCGACAATTGTTGATAGTCAATCTGGCTCATTAACAGCAATATCTGGTGGTCGTAACTACAAAGACGTCGTTCAACGTAACCAAGCGACGGATGTACATCCAACAGGTTCGTCATTAAAACCATTCTTAGCGTATGCACCTGCGATTGAAAACTTACAATGGGCAACGAATCATTCATTGCAAGATGAATCCGTTTATTATATAGACGGCGGTGCTTTCCGAAACTATGATCAGAAGAGTCATGGTGTTGTAACAATCTATGATGCATTGCGACAAAGTTTCAACATCCCTGCCTTGAAAACATGGCAAACGGTGAAAGAGCAAGCCGGTAACAGTGCGCCAACAGACTTTGCTGAAAAAGTTGGTTTAGAATATGAGAATCCAAATATTGGTCCATCAGAAGTATTAGGTGGTTCATCATCAGAATTCTCCCCTGTTCAATTAGCTTCAGCATATGCTTCGTTTGCAAATGGTGGTACTTATAATAAAGCGCATTCGATTAAAAAAGTTGTAGAACCAAATGGTAATACGATTGAATTTGAACATACGAGTCATCAAGCAATGAATGATTACACTGCTTATATGATTACACAAATTTTAGAAGGTACATTTGATACGTATGGTTCAGCTTATGGTAATGATGTTGCTGGCGTTAATGTAGCTGCTAAGACAGGTACAGGTACGTATGGAGATGAAACATATACACAATACAGTCTCCCTAGTTCGGCAGCCAAAGACGTTTGGATTTCTGGATATTCACCACGATATTCAATGTCAATTTGGATGGGCTTCGGAAAAGTTAAGGAATACGGTGAAAACTCATTCGTTGGAAGCTCAGAACAAAAATTACCACAATATTTATTTAGAGACGTAATGGGTGACATCAATCCACAAGATGGTATGGACTTCAACCGCCCTGCTTCAGTTGGAGGTAGTGGTCGTAGCCTTTATGTAGCACAAGCACCAGATGGTAATACAACAAGTAACTTTACAGAATCTAGTGGTGGTACAAATAGCAACTCTAATAATAAGCAAAGTAATCAGAACTCAAATAATTCCAACAATCAACAACAAGGTAATAACAACGGTGGATTTTTGAGAAATTTCCTTAATAACTAA
- the recU gene encoding Holliday junction resolvase RecU, producing the protein MNYPNGKPFRQNKTQVGSQNTPQSRTIKYGGRGMSLEKDIEHSNKHYLNTRVAVIHKKPTPVQIVHVDYPKRSQAVIKEAYFRTPSTTDYNGVYQGRHIDFEAKETKNKTSFPMQNIHAHQIEHMREVDRHGGIAFLLIRFKGRDETYLLSFKALIVFWQRYLDNVKKSISVEEVQKNGYYIPYQYQPRLDYLKAVDKLILDESEDRV; encoded by the coding sequence ATGAATTATCCCAATGGTAAGCCTTTTAGACAAAATAAGACTCAAGTCGGAAGTCAAAACACACCACAATCACGTACGATAAAATATGGTGGACGTGGCATGTCTTTGGAAAAAGATATCGAACACTCTAACAAGCATTATTTGAATACACGTGTGGCAGTGATTCATAAAAAGCCAACGCCCGTTCAAATCGTGCATGTTGACTATCCTAAAAGAAGTCAAGCAGTCATCAAAGAGGCTTACTTTAGAACGCCTTCAACAACGGATTACAATGGTGTATATCAAGGTCGTCATATCGATTTTGAAGCGAAAGAGACAAAGAACAAAACATCATTTCCAATGCAAAATATTCACGCACATCAGATTGAGCATATGCGTGAAGTTGATAGACATGGTGGTATTGCATTTTTACTCATTCGTTTTAAAGGACGAGATGAAACATATTTGTTATCTTTTAAAGCGCTCATTGTATTTTGGCAACGCTATTTAGATAATGTCAAAAAGTCAATTTCTGTTGAAGAAGTGCAAAAAAATGGTTACTATATTCCCTATCAGTATCAACCGAGATTGGATTATCTAAAAGCAGTTGATAAGTTGATATTAGATGAAAGTGAGGACCGCGTATGA
- a CDS encoding DUF1798 family protein — protein MTKIIWQQLLNDISIIESKYILAREGRTFDFQTEVVPFTSIVDSHIHTMHETTNHFSTQRNRIESLMQTLSVACHDKRTSKKQFYDQLKTVKHDLLTIESQVGNKYV, from the coding sequence ATGACAAAAATAATATGGCAACAATTACTCAATGATATATCTATCATTGAATCAAAATATATTCTTGCACGTGAAGGGCGCACTTTTGACTTCCAAACAGAAGTCGTCCCATTTACTTCAATAGTAGACTCGCATATCCATACTATGCATGAAACGACAAATCACTTCTCAACACAACGAAATCGTATCGAATCATTAATGCAAACACTCTCAGTTGCTTGTCATGATAAACGTACGAGTAAAAAACAATTTTATGATCAACTCAAAACAGTGAAACATGATTTGCTCACGATAGAAAGTCAGGTAGGCAATAAGTATGTATAA
- a CDS encoding DUF1273 domain-containing protein, whose protein sequence is MYKSIYVTGYKPYELNIFKENAKEVSYLKAFIKQKLVGYLEEGLEWVLIQGQLGIELWTAACVIELKESYPELKLGIIPPFQNHTEKWREQQQSIYQVIASKADYVNTVFHSGYEGPHQFQAADQFMLEHTEMTMLIYDDEREASPKYFKSKLVDFMAQTNYTCDVVTFDEITSFIDDLQWSNEI, encoded by the coding sequence ATGTATAAATCCATTTATGTGACAGGTTATAAACCGTATGAATTGAATATTTTTAAAGAAAATGCAAAAGAAGTATCTTATTTGAAAGCTTTTATCAAACAAAAGTTAGTCGGCTATCTTGAAGAAGGTTTAGAGTGGGTATTGATTCAAGGTCAATTGGGCATTGAGCTGTGGACCGCAGCCTGTGTGATTGAACTCAAAGAAAGCTATCCTGAACTTAAACTGGGGATTATTCCACCTTTTCAAAACCATACTGAAAAATGGCGTGAGCAACAGCAATCGATTTATCAAGTCATTGCATCTAAAGCTGATTATGTCAATACAGTATTCCACAGTGGTTACGAAGGTCCACATCAATTTCAAGCTGCGGATCAATTCATGCTAGAACATACAGAAATGACAATGTTAATTTACGACGATGAACGAGAAGCTAGCCCTAAGTATTTCAAAAGTAAGCTGGTTGATTTTATGGCACAAACAAACTATACTTGTGATGTTGTGACATTTGACGAAATCACAAGTTTTATCGATGATTTACAGTGGTCAAATGAAATATGA
- the gpsB gene encoding cell division regulator GpsB, with amino-acid sequence MSDVSLKLSAKDIYEKDFEKTFVRGYRPEEVDAFLDDIIVDYQKMADLNNEVIKLSEENQKLKKEIEDLRLRVASGRSQESKSFSSQSMQNSNADILKRISNLEKAVFGK; translated from the coding sequence ATGTCAGATGTTTCGTTAAAATTATCAGCAAAAGACATTTATGAAAAAGATTTTGAAAAAACCTTTGTTCGTGGCTACCGTCCTGAAGAAGTGGATGCGTTTTTAGATGATATTATTGTTGATTATCAAAAAATGGCAGATTTAAATAATGAAGTCATTAAACTTTCAGAAGAGAATCAAAAACTCAAAAAAGAGATTGAAGACTTACGACTTCGTGTCGCATCAGGTCGTTCTCAAGAAAGTAAGTCATTTTCAAGTCAGAGTATGCAAAATAGCAATGCTGACATTTTGAAACGTATTTCTAACTTAGAAAAAGCTGTCTTTGGCAAATAA
- a CDS encoding THUMP domain-containing class I SAM-dependent RNA methyltransferase yields MYQLLAVCPMGLEAIVAKEVQELGYDTRVENGRIYFNGDAEALVKANLWLRTADRVKLIVGQFKATTFDELFEKTKALPWHEIIPDDGQFPVQGRSLKSVLHSVPDVQAITKKAIVEKLKSEHAVSGWLDESGAKFPVEVNILKDNVLLTIDTSGSGLNKRGYRLAQGEAPIKETLAASLVKLANWTGDTPLIDPFCGSGTIAIEACLIAQNIAPGFNRSFVSEKWSIIPDGLFDQLRAEADAQADYDKDIQIYASDIDPEMIEIARRNADEVGVGDIIQFEVKDVNTLTIDHDGPIGLIGNPPYGERIGERDEVEEMYRYLGTLLQQNPQLSMYIMTSSKEFEYLVNRKATKRRKLFNGYIETTYYQYWANK; encoded by the coding sequence ATGTATCAATTATTAGCAGTATGTCCAATGGGCTTAGAGGCCATTGTAGCAAAAGAAGTACAAGAGTTAGGCTATGACACACGTGTTGAAAATGGACGTATCTATTTCAATGGTGATGCAGAAGCGCTTGTAAAAGCAAATTTGTGGTTGCGCACTGCAGACCGTGTAAAACTCATCGTAGGACAATTTAAAGCAACGACTTTTGACGAATTATTCGAAAAGACGAAAGCTTTACCATGGCATGAAATCATCCCAGATGACGGACAGTTTCCTGTTCAAGGTCGCAGCTTAAAATCAGTCTTACATAGTGTTCCAGATGTTCAAGCAATTACAAAAAAAGCAATTGTTGAAAAATTAAAGTCTGAACACGCTGTTTCAGGCTGGTTAGACGAATCTGGGGCAAAATTCCCAGTTGAAGTTAATATTTTAAAAGATAATGTATTATTAACAATTGATACATCTGGTTCTGGTTTAAACAAACGCGGCTATCGTTTAGCACAAGGTGAAGCACCAATCAAAGAAACATTAGCAGCCAGTTTAGTGAAGCTAGCAAACTGGACTGGAGATACACCACTTATCGATCCATTCTGTGGTTCTGGTACAATTGCTATTGAGGCTTGTCTTATTGCACAAAATATTGCACCCGGATTTAACCGATCATTTGTTTCTGAAAAATGGTCGATCATTCCCGATGGCTTATTCGATCAACTTCGTGCAGAAGCTGATGCACAAGCTGATTACGATAAAGACATTCAAATCTATGCATCCGATATCGACCCAGAAATGATTGAAATTGCACGTCGAAACGCTGATGAAGTAGGTGTGGGTGATATCATTCAATTTGAAGTTAAAGATGTAAACACTTTAACGATCGATCACGACGGACCTATTGGGTTAATTGGTAATCCACCATATGGTGAGCGTATCGGAGAAAGAGATGAAGTTGAAGAAATGTATCGTTATTTAGGAACATTGCTCCAACAAAACCCACAACTTTCTATGTATATTATGACAAGCAGCAAAGAATTTGAATACCTTGTTAATCGCAAAGCGACGAAGAGACGTAAACTATTCAATGGTTATATCGAAACAACATATTATCAATATTGGGCAAATAAATAG